Proteins encoded together in one Chitinophaga sp. LS1 window:
- the priA gene encoding primosomal protein N', translating to MKFADVILPLALPKNYTYAVPDHMLDSVKVGSRIAVQLGRQKKYAGIVKAIHELAPPDYKTKLLLDVLDKDPVVYPTQLTFWEWLAAYYMCSEGEVLNAALPAHLKLSSETVLLFNDDYGDDFTALDDDEYMIAEALHIRKELRIEEVQLILDKSEVYSVIKKLIEKKVLLVYEELKEVYKEKKENYVQLHARYEAEEELSNLFNTLGKAPKQMELLLAYLHLIKTQGSVLQSELLKKSGASAAQLKGLVDKEIVWIEKRVVDRVPGGGKVDVQIDFTLSPAQDKALQEVRNSFEQKPVTLLHGVTSSGKTQLYIKLIEEYIASGNQVLYLLPEIALTTQIVRRLQKHFGNKIGIYHSRFSNNERVEIWHKVKSGELRILLGARSSLLLPFRELGLIILDEEHDPSYKQQDPAPRYHARDAAIYYAGLFKAKVLLGSATPSLESYFNATQGKYGLVELNERFGGLEMPEIEIVDVKKVQAEKQMQENFSPQLIQAVFATIAQGKQVILFQNRRGYAPFLMCTTCGWIPTCKNCDVSLTYHKHQDLLHCHYCGTRYPYVHTCAACGSQSLIPKSFGTEKIETDLQELFPKARIARMDMDAVRNKDSHNKMIQLLENQEIDILVGTQMVVKGLDFDNVTLVGILSADNLLNFPDFRVNERAFQLMEQVSGRAGRKHGKGKVLIQAYRTQHPILHFVTAHDYKAMYASEIAERQNFGYPPFFRLLKLTLKHKDQKVVEQAALVLANWLRPHIGPHLVGPAAPLVGRVRNYYLQEMMIKLPRDTKIIAQTKQLLREHFIKLLAEKQFRSVFIVPDVDYV from the coding sequence ATGAAATTTGCAGACGTCATACTTCCATTAGCACTGCCTAAGAACTACACTTATGCTGTGCCCGATCATATGCTGGATAGCGTAAAAGTGGGCAGCCGCATTGCTGTACAGTTAGGCCGGCAAAAGAAGTATGCCGGTATTGTAAAGGCTATTCACGAACTCGCACCACCTGATTATAAAACAAAACTGCTGCTGGACGTACTGGACAAAGATCCGGTAGTGTATCCTACCCAGCTTACCTTTTGGGAATGGCTGGCGGCTTACTATATGTGTAGTGAAGGAGAAGTGCTCAATGCCGCCCTGCCTGCACACCTCAAACTTTCCAGCGAAACAGTATTGTTGTTCAACGATGACTATGGCGATGATTTCACCGCCCTGGATGATGATGAGTACATGATTGCAGAAGCACTGCACATCCGAAAAGAACTCCGTATTGAAGAAGTACAGCTCATTCTCGACAAGTCAGAAGTATATTCTGTGATCAAAAAACTGATCGAAAAGAAAGTACTGCTGGTATACGAAGAGCTGAAAGAAGTATATAAAGAGAAGAAGGAAAACTACGTACAACTCCATGCCCGCTACGAAGCAGAGGAAGAACTGTCCAACCTTTTCAATACTTTGGGCAAAGCACCCAAACAAATGGAATTGTTGCTGGCTTACCTGCACCTGATAAAAACACAGGGGAGTGTATTGCAAAGTGAACTGCTCAAAAAATCAGGCGCCTCCGCTGCACAGCTGAAAGGTCTTGTCGATAAGGAGATCGTGTGGATTGAAAAAAGAGTGGTAGACCGCGTACCCGGTGGTGGCAAGGTAGATGTGCAGATTGACTTTACGCTCAGTCCTGCCCAGGATAAAGCCCTGCAGGAAGTAAGAAACAGCTTTGAACAGAAACCGGTCACCTTATTGCATGGTGTCACTTCCAGCGGTAAGACCCAGTTGTACATCAAGCTGATTGAAGAATATATTGCCAGCGGCAATCAGGTGCTGTACCTTTTGCCGGAGATTGCATTAACTACGCAGATTGTACGCCGTTTGCAAAAGCATTTTGGTAATAAGATTGGTATTTATCACTCCCGTTTTAGTAACAACGAGCGGGTAGAAATATGGCATAAGGTGAAGAGCGGTGAGCTGCGTATCTTGCTGGGCGCACGTTCCAGCCTGTTGTTGCCTTTCCGCGAGCTGGGATTAATCATACTGGATGAAGAGCATGACCCTTCCTATAAACAACAGGATCCGGCGCCACGCTATCATGCCCGGGATGCGGCTATTTATTATGCCGGTCTCTTTAAGGCTAAAGTATTGTTAGGTTCAGCCACGCCTTCACTGGAATCTTACTTTAATGCTACGCAGGGCAAGTATGGATTAGTAGAACTGAATGAACGTTTTGGTGGATTGGAAATGCCGGAGATTGAGATTGTGGATGTGAAGAAAGTGCAGGCGGAGAAGCAGATGCAGGAAAATTTCTCACCACAACTGATACAGGCGGTTTTTGCGACCATCGCACAAGGCAAACAGGTGATCCTGTTCCAGAACAGGAGAGGGTATGCGCCTTTCCTGATGTGTACCACCTGTGGCTGGATTCCGACATGTAAGAATTGTGATGTGTCGCTCACGTATCACAAACATCAGGATCTGTTACATTGTCACTATTGTGGCACCCGTTATCCTTATGTACATACCTGTGCTGCCTGTGGTAGTCAATCGCTGATACCAAAGAGTTTTGGAACGGAGAAGATAGAAACTGATTTGCAGGAATTGTTTCCGAAAGCGCGCATTGCCCGTATGGATATGGATGCCGTGAGGAATAAGGATAGTCATAATAAGATGATCCAGTTGCTGGAAAATCAGGAGATTGATATTCTCGTGGGTACACAGATGGTGGTGAAGGGATTGGATTTTGATAATGTGACGCTGGTGGGGATACTGAGTGCGGATAACCTGTTGAATTTCCCTGATTTCAGGGTGAATGAAAGGGCGTTTCAGCTCATGGAGCAGGTGAGTGGGCGTGCAGGACGTAAGCATGGAAAAGGGAAAGTGTTGATACAGGCTTACCGGACGCAGCATCCTATTTTACATTTTGTAACGGCACATGATTATAAGGCGATGTATGCATCGGAGATTGCAGAGCGGCAGAACTTTGGGTATCCGCCGTTTTTCCGTTTGCTGAAGCTGACATTGAAACATAAAGATCAGAAGGTGGTGGAGCAGGCGGCGCTGGTATTGGCGAACTGGCTCAGACCACATATAGGCCCACATCTGGTAGGCCCGGCGGCACCTTTGGTAGGCAGGGTGAGGAATTATTATTTGCAGGAGATGATGATCAAGCTGCCCCGGGATACGAAAATAATTGCGCAAACAAAGCAGTTGCTCAGAGAGCATTTTATAAAGTTACTGGCGGAGAAACAATTCAGGAGTGTGTTTATTGTGCCTGATGTGGATTATGTATAA
- a CDS encoding NAD(P)H-binding protein — protein sequence MSQTAVVIGGTGLTGSHLVTRLLHDDRFSKVKVLLRTPSLKLRPGLEPIIVDFNDEEGLAQALTGDVLFCCIGTTIRQAGSQEKFRAVDHDIPVRCATIARRQGMKQFLLMSSIGASAISRNFYLRTKGETENGVMALAFPGYHIFRPSILVGLRRDFRLGEWFGYILTGLFYFFLLGRWKKYRPIKASNVALAMVYAAVNKPDGAHIYESDKIREMAEREKERTYKANR from the coding sequence ATGTCTCAAACAGCCGTAGTAATAGGAGGTACCGGATTGACGGGTAGTCACCTGGTCACCAGACTCCTGCACGATGATCGCTTCAGCAAGGTAAAAGTGCTGCTGCGTACGCCCAGTCTGAAACTGCGCCCAGGTCTGGAACCCATTATCGTTGACTTCAACGACGAAGAAGGGCTGGCACAGGCACTTACAGGCGATGTCCTGTTTTGCTGTATCGGCACCACCATTCGTCAGGCAGGGAGCCAGGAAAAGTTCAGGGCAGTGGATCACGATATCCCTGTTCGTTGTGCTACCATTGCCCGCAGGCAAGGGATGAAGCAATTCCTGCTCATGTCCAGTATCGGTGCCTCCGCCATCTCACGTAATTTTTATTTGCGTACCAAAGGTGAGACTGAAAATGGGGTGATGGCACTCGCATTTCCCGGTTATCACATTTTCCGTCCTTCTATTTTAGTGGGACTCAGGAGAGATTTCAGGTTAGGTGAATGGTTTGGGTATATCCTTACGGGGTTATTTTATTTCTTCCTTTTGGGAAGATGGAAGAAGTACCGGCCTATCAAAGCCAGCAATGTAGCACTCGCAATGGTTTATGCAGCGGTCAATAAGCCGGATGGCGCGCATATTTATGAGTCAGATAAAATCAGGGAAATGGCGGAAAGGGAGAAAGAAAGAACCTATAAAGCGAATCGATAA
- a CDS encoding lysophospholipid acyltransferase family protein has protein sequence MFIGIMLLILPFIFLASFSGRIRGGNIIYYFLWFWSRTWFPAVGIIVKRIYKYDRTDKTPFIYVVNHSTYLDAALAVGVMRLPFRPLGKIEMQKIPLFGFIYKHAVVPVDRSDAQARSRSVRELIATIREGVSILIFPEGTTNDTDKPLTQFHNGAFRIAIETQTPLQPILYLDCKDRMPRSKLQRLNPGRCRIVYLPPVKVAGMTMDDLPVLKQQVFDIMEKELLNYR, from the coding sequence ATGTTTATCGGTATAATGTTGCTCATACTTCCATTTATCTTCCTTGCCAGCTTTTCAGGTAGAATCAGAGGTGGTAATATTATTTATTATTTCCTGTGGTTCTGGTCACGCACCTGGTTCCCTGCTGTGGGCATCATCGTTAAAAGAATTTATAAATACGATCGTACTGATAAAACGCCATTTATTTATGTTGTAAATCATAGCACCTACCTCGATGCCGCACTGGCCGTAGGTGTCATGCGCCTCCCTTTTCGCCCCCTGGGCAAAATCGAAATGCAGAAAATTCCGCTCTTCGGTTTTATTTACAAACATGCTGTTGTTCCTGTAGACCGTTCTGATGCCCAAGCCCGCTCCAGAAGCGTGCGCGAACTCATTGCTACCATCAGGGAAGGAGTATCCATCCTCATCTTCCCGGAAGGTACCACCAACGATACTGATAAGCCCCTCACTCAATTTCACAACGGGGCTTTCCGAATAGCAATCGAGACACAAACACCCCTGCAACCCATATTGTACCTGGATTGTAAGGATCGTATGCCTCGTTCTAAATTACAGCGACTGAACCCTGGCCGTTGCCGCATCGTTTACCTGCCCCCTGTAAAAGTAGCAGGTATGACCATGGACGATTTGCCAGTGCTGAAACAACAGGTGTTTGATATCATGGAAAAAGAATTATTAAATTACCGATGA
- a CDS encoding YpdA family putative bacillithiol disulfide reductase, with the protein MEKYDILIVGAGPIGLACGLAAEKAGLTYLIVEKGCLTNSLYNYPLYMTFFSTSEKLEIGGIPWVSISAKPIRPEALEYYRRVAVSNKLNVHLFEQVESITPGYTIKTTKETYSADNVIIATGFYDIPNLLHIPGEDLPKVSHYYKDPHFYATQKVLVVGANNSSVDAALETYRKGADVTMVIRDGEIGKRVKYWVKPDIENRITEGAIKVYYHSNLKAVREREVDILTPEGMVTIQNDYVLALTGYQPNFSFLEKAGIQLSDDEWRRPKYNPDTMETNVPGVYLAGVVCGGMDTGVWFIENSRDHADKIIANILRKK; encoded by the coding sequence ATGGAAAAGTACGATATCCTGATTGTTGGTGCTGGTCCTATTGGACTGGCATGTGGACTCGCAGCAGAAAAGGCCGGATTAACCTACCTCATCGTGGAAAAAGGCTGCCTAACCAACTCGCTCTACAACTACCCGCTATACATGACTTTCTTCTCTACTTCTGAGAAGCTGGAAATCGGAGGCATTCCGTGGGTGTCTATCAGTGCAAAGCCAATACGCCCGGAGGCCCTGGAATATTACCGCAGGGTAGCTGTGTCAAATAAACTAAATGTACACCTGTTCGAACAGGTGGAAAGTATCACACCAGGTTATACGATCAAAACTACTAAGGAGACTTATTCAGCAGATAATGTCATTATCGCTACGGGTTTTTATGACATACCGAATTTGCTGCATATTCCGGGGGAAGACCTGCCGAAAGTATCCCACTATTATAAGGATCCTCATTTTTATGCTACGCAGAAGGTATTGGTAGTAGGAGCGAATAACTCCTCTGTGGATGCTGCGCTGGAAACGTATCGTAAAGGGGCGGATGTGACGATGGTGATCAGGGATGGTGAGATTGGGAAACGTGTGAAATACTGGGTAAAACCGGATATAGAGAACCGTATCACCGAAGGGGCTATCAAGGTGTATTATCATTCTAATCTGAAAGCTGTGAGGGAAAGGGAAGTTGATATTCTTACGCCGGAGGGGATGGTGACGATTCAGAATGATTATGTGTTGGCATTGACGGGGTATCAGCCGAATTTCAGTTTTCTGGAAAAAGCAGGGATACAGTTGTCGGATGATGAATGGAGACGTCCGAAATATAATCCGGATACAATGGAGACGAATGTGCCCGGAGTATATCTAGCAGGAGTAGTTTGTGGTGGAATGGATACTGGCGTGTGGTTTATTGAGAATTCAAGGGATCATGCGGATAAGATCATTGCGAATATATTACGCAAAAAATAA
- the murB gene encoding UDP-N-acetylmuramate dehydrogenase, whose product MLISENVLLRPYNTFGIAAQSRYFAAFSSADELRELLSAAQFKALPHMILGGGSNVLFTKDFDGVILKNEMKGIEVVKEDDQYVYVKSGAGESWHGFVMENIKQNRAGLENLSLIPGNVGASPMQNIGAYGVEIKDTFYSLEALHLEEQAVVTFSKEDCAFGYRESVFKHKYKGQFAILSVTYRLSKQPHFNTSYGAIETELKEMGVQELSIQAISQAVINIRSSKLPDPAKIGNAGSFFKNPTVSEAVYERIKGAFPNVVAYPVDGGQFKLAAGWLIEQCGWKGYREGDAGVHAKQALVLVNYGGAKGGEIYNLSQKVLDSVEEKFGVLLEREVNII is encoded by the coding sequence ATGCTGATTTCTGAAAATGTTTTGCTCCGGCCTTATAATACGTTTGGCATAGCTGCTCAATCCAGGTACTTTGCTGCTTTTTCTTCTGCTGATGAGTTGCGGGAACTGTTGAGTGCTGCTCAGTTCAAAGCGTTGCCCCATATGATATTGGGGGGAGGGAGTAATGTGCTCTTTACAAAGGATTTTGATGGGGTGATATTGAAGAATGAGATGAAGGGGATTGAGGTAGTGAAGGAAGATGACCAGTATGTATATGTGAAATCAGGGGCAGGGGAGAGCTGGCATGGGTTTGTAATGGAGAATATTAAGCAGAACAGGGCGGGGTTAGAGAACCTGTCTTTGATTCCTGGTAATGTAGGCGCGAGTCCGATGCAGAACATCGGGGCATATGGGGTGGAGATCAAGGATACCTTCTATTCGCTGGAAGCGTTGCACCTGGAAGAGCAGGCGGTGGTGACATTCTCTAAAGAAGATTGTGCGTTTGGGTACCGCGAAAGTGTGTTTAAGCATAAGTATAAGGGGCAGTTTGCGATACTGTCTGTGACATATAGATTGAGTAAGCAGCCTCATTTTAATACCAGTTACGGGGCGATAGAGACGGAATTGAAGGAAATGGGGGTGCAGGAGCTGAGTATACAGGCGATTAGTCAGGCCGTGATAAATATCCGGTCTTCTAAGTTGCCCGATCCGGCTAAGATTGGGAATGCGGGGAGTTTCTTTAAGAACCCGACCGTTTCAGAAGCAGTATACGAGCGTATTAAAGGAGCGTTTCCAAATGTGGTGGCGTATCCGGTAGATGGCGGACAGTTTAAGCTGGCTGCAGGGTGGTTGATAGAGCAGTGTGGTTGGAAGGGGTATAGAGAAGGGGATGCAGGTGTGCATGCCAAGCAGGCGCTGGTGTTAGTGAATTATGGAGGGGCGAAAGGAGGGGAGATTTATAATTTATCTCAGAAGGTGTTGGATAGTGTGGAGGAAAAGTTTGGCGTATTACTGGAAAGAGAAGTAAATATTATATAA